One genomic window of Roseobacter ponti includes the following:
- a CDS encoding RluA family pseudouridine synthase encodes MSRVQTRVVKEDDADQRLDRWFRQHFPHIPQGRIEKMCRKGEIRVDGGRVKGATRLEAGQEVRIPPLPDSAAPPPDARTRVSDADAKMIRDCVIWKDDHVIAINKPAGLPTQGGSGQTRHVDGLSEALKFGYEDKPRLVHRLDKDTSGVLLLARTRQAAKALTAAMRHKETRKIYWALVAGVPTPYLGEIRFGLVKAAGRGRGGEGEKMIAVHPRDMDDTPGAKRAHTLYATLYRVGSRAAWVAMEPVTGRTHQLRAHMAEIGHPIVGDGKYGGSGQENLGDGWGAQLGGIISKKLHLHARMMRFEHPETRKDITVTAPMPEHMALSWDTFGWTEDLAAEDPFEAL; translated from the coding sequence GTGAGCCGGGTTCAGACAAGGGTGGTGAAGGAAGACGACGCGGATCAGCGGCTGGACCGCTGGTTCCGGCAGCATTTTCCGCATATTCCCCAGGGCCGCATCGAAAAGATGTGCCGAAAGGGCGAGATCCGCGTGGATGGTGGCCGGGTGAAGGGTGCCACGCGGCTGGAAGCCGGTCAGGAAGTGCGTATTCCGCCGCTGCCCGACAGTGCGGCACCGCCGCCTGACGCCCGCACGCGTGTGTCGGATGCAGACGCAAAGATGATCCGCGATTGCGTGATCTGGAAAGACGATCATGTCATTGCGATCAACAAACCTGCCGGATTGCCGACCCAGGGCGGTTCCGGTCAGACGCGGCATGTTGACGGCCTCTCCGAAGCGCTCAAGTTCGGCTATGAGGATAAACCGAGGCTCGTGCACCGTCTGGACAAAGACACATCCGGTGTGCTGCTGCTCGCGCGGACGCGACAGGCAGCAAAAGCACTGACAGCAGCAATGCGGCATAAGGAAACGCGCAAGATTTACTGGGCGCTGGTAGCCGGCGTGCCCACGCCCTATCTCGGTGAGATCCGGTTCGGGCTGGTCAAAGCGGCGGGCCGGGGCCGTGGTGGCGAGGGTGAAAAGATGATCGCCGTGCACCCGCGCGACATGGATGACACTCCGGGCGCCAAACGCGCCCATACGCTTTATGCCACTCTCTACCGGGTCGGCTCACGCGCGGCCTGGGTGGCGATGGAGCCGGTGACCGGTCGCACCCATCAACTGCGTGCGCATATGGCTGAGATCGGGCATCCCATTGTGGGCGATGGCAAATACGGCGGATCCGGTCAGGAAAACCTCGGCGATGGATGGGGCGCGCAACTGGGCGGTATCATCTCCAAAAAGCTGCACCTGCATGCGCGGATGATGCGCTTTGAGCACCCGGAGACACGCAAAGACATCACAGTGACAGCCCCTATGCCTGAGCATATGGCGCTGAGCTGGGACACTTTCGGCTGGACCGAGGATCTGGCCGCAGAAGACCCGTTTGAGGCGCTCTGA
- a CDS encoding adenylate kinase — MNIILLGPPGAGKGTQARTLVEERDMVQLSTGDMLREAKDSGTEMGKIVADVMARGALVTDEIVIGLIREKLATVKASGFIFDGFPRTLAQADALGELLEAEGQTLDAVIEMRVDDAALVARIVARSTCGSCGEVYNDNTRPIPADGKCSNCGGTEFKRRADDNEESLRTRLMEYYKQTSPLIGYYYAKEMLSRVDGLAEIEAVQSEIRTVLDT; from the coding sequence ATGAATATTATCCTCCTCGGACCGCCGGGCGCCGGCAAGGGCACACAGGCCCGCACGCTGGTTGAAGAGCGCGATATGGTGCAGCTGAGTACCGGTGATATGTTGCGTGAGGCCAAAGACAGCGGCACCGAGATGGGTAAGATCGTGGCGGATGTGATGGCGCGGGGCGCGCTGGTTACTGATGAGATCGTCATCGGCCTGATCCGCGAAAAGCTCGCAACGGTCAAAGCCAGTGGCTTTATTTTCGACGGTTTTCCGCGCACCCTGGCCCAGGCCGATGCTCTGGGCGAGCTGCTCGAAGCAGAAGGTCAGACGCTGGACGCTGTGATTGAGATGCGGGTGGATGATGCCGCACTGGTCGCGCGGATCGTTGCACGTTCCACATGCGGCTCCTGTGGTGAGGTTTATAACGATAACACGCGGCCGATCCCGGCGGATGGCAAATGCTCCAACTGCGGTGGTACGGAATTCAAGCGCCGCGCTGACGACAATGAGGAGAGCCTCAGGACCCGTCTCATGGAGTATTACAAACAGACCTCCCCGCTGATCGGGTATTACTACGCCAAGGAGATGCTCAGCCGGGTCGACGGGCTGGCTGAGATTGAGGCAGTACAGAGCGAAATCCGCACAGTTCTCGACACCTGA
- the rpsM gene encoding 30S ribosomal protein S13, translating to MARIAGVNIPTAKRVPIALTYITGIGNTSAKAICEAVGIDMARRVNELSDAEVLAVREHIDANYTVEGDLRRETQMNVKRLMDLGCYRGLRHRRNLPVRGQRTHTNARTRKGPAKAIAGKKK from the coding sequence GTGGCACGTATCGCCGGCGTAAACATCCCGACTGCAAAGCGGGTCCCCATCGCCCTCACATATATCACCGGTATCGGCAACACTTCCGCAAAAGCGATCTGCGAAGCTGTCGGCATCGACATGGCCCGCCGGGTCAATGAACTTTCCGACGCAGAAGTGCTGGCCGTGCGCGAGCACATCGACGCCAACTACACCGTAGAAGGTGATCTGCGGCGTGAAACACAGATGAACGTCAAGCGCCTGATGGACCTTGGCTGCTACCGTGGCCTGCGCCACCGTCGCAACCTGCCGGTCCGCGGTCAGCGCACCCACACCAACGCTCGCACCCGCAAAGGCCCCGCAAAGGCCATTGCCGGCAAGAAGAAATAA
- a CDS encoding DUF1194 domain-containing protein → MNRQGIYHRRVGYLTLFMLAFMSVAVAAPAPPAARYAAGADDHNNPERVDIALVLAVDVSSSIESGERRFQREAYAEALSDPRVARMALGGGSGRVAIAYMEWSGTRFQRVHLPIRIMSTPEELAQFGAEILAISDRPNDPMYVQPTAVGDALLAAETAMSALQVPARDYIIDISGDGVLNDGLAISAARDHVLSMGLTVNGLPIEVLSGQAQNGSTSFEQVTRFYMDCVIGGPGAFHLVARGFGDVRETLIMKLMLEMAHMEPDRKRGIAAAWNGGLIGNDARVLPATVLQLSPPAEEPRRRSNCGETENVAHNPFRTEH, encoded by the coding sequence ATGAACAGGCAAGGAATTTACCACCGGCGGGTCGGATACCTGACACTTTTCATGCTGGCATTTATGTCAGTGGCTGTTGCGGCTCCGGCGCCGCCCGCCGCCCGCTACGCTGCCGGTGCGGACGATCATAACAATCCCGAACGGGTGGATATCGCCCTCGTTCTTGCGGTGGATGTGTCCTCCTCAATCGAATCCGGTGAACGGCGTTTTCAGCGTGAGGCCTATGCAGAAGCTTTGAGCGATCCGCGCGTGGCGCGCATGGCGCTTGGGGGTGGCTCGGGGCGTGTGGCCATCGCTTATATGGAATGGAGCGGCACCCGGTTTCAACGTGTGCATCTGCCGATCCGGATCATGTCCACACCCGAAGAGCTCGCACAGTTCGGTGCGGAGATTCTGGCGATATCCGACCGGCCCAATGATCCGATGTATGTGCAGCCGACCGCGGTGGGCGACGCCCTGCTGGCTGCTGAAACGGCTATGTCAGCCCTTCAGGTGCCCGCGCGGGATTACATCATCGACATCTCCGGTGACGGCGTGCTCAACGACGGCTTAGCCATCTCTGCGGCCCGCGATCACGTCCTGTCGATGGGCCTTACCGTGAACGGTCTGCCGATCGAAGTTCTGTCCGGCCAGGCGCAGAACGGCAGCACCTCCTTTGAGCAGGTCACCCGGTTCTACATGGATTGCGTGATCGGCGGACCGGGTGCCTTTCACCTCGTCGCGCGCGGCTTCGGTGATGTGCGCGAAACGCTGATCATGAAACTCATGCTCGAAATGGCGCATATGGAGCCGGACCGGAAACGAGGGATCGCAGCGGCCTGGAACGGCGGGTTGATCGGCAATGACGCACGGGTACTCCCGGCCACGGTTCTGCAGCTGTCACCGCCTGCCGAAGAACCCCGGCGGCGCAGCAATTGCGGCGAGACAGAAAACGTCGCTCACAATCCGTTCCGCACCGAGCACTGA
- the rpsK gene encoding 30S ribosomal protein S11, with product MAREKVRVKKKVSKNIAAGVAHVNSSFNNTKILISDVQGNAISWSSAGTMGFKGSRKSTPYAAQMAAEDAGRKAQEHGVKTLEVEVQGPGSGRESALRALAAAGFNITSIRDVTPMAHNGCRPPKRRRV from the coding sequence ATGGCACGTGAAAAAGTACGCGTAAAAAAGAAGGTCTCCAAGAACATCGCGGCGGGTGTCGCGCATGTGAACTCGTCCTTCAACAACACCAAGATCCTGATCTCCGACGTGCAGGGCAACGCCATTTCGTGGTCGTCCGCCGGCACCATGGGCTTCAAAGGCTCGCGGAAATCCACACCCTATGCGGCCCAGATGGCGGCAGAGGATGCGGGCCGCAAGGCGCAGGAACATGGTGTTAAGACGCTGGAAGTTGAAGTGCAGGGACCGGGCTCGGGCCGTGAAAGCGCGCTGCGTGCGCTGGCCGCTGCCGGCTTCAACATCACGTCAATCCGTGACGTGACGCCGATGGCACACAACGGCTGCCGTCCGCCCAAGCGCCGCCGCGTTTAA
- a CDS encoding DNA-directed RNA polymerase subunit alpha has protein sequence MIHKNWAELIKPQQLDVKPGNDPARQATVTAEPLERGFGLTMGNALRRVLMSSLQGAAITSVQIDNVLHEFSSVAGVREDVTDIILNLKGVSIRMEVEGPKRLSISAKGPGVVTAGDISESAGIEVLNRDHVVCHLDDGADLYMELTVNQGKGYVSAEKNKPEDAPIGLIPIDAIYSPVKKVSYDVQPTREGQVLDYDKLTMKVETDGSLTPDDAVAFAARILQDQLGIFVNFDEPESASRADEDDGLEFNPLLLKKVDELELSVRSANCLKNDNIVYIGDLIQKTEAEMLRTPNFGRKSLNEIKEVLSGMGLHLGMDVEDWPPDNIEDLAKKFEDSF, from the coding sequence ATGATCCACAAGAACTGGGCTGAACTTATCAAGCCGCAACAGCTTGACGTTAAACCGGGCAATGATCCGGCACGCCAGGCAACCGTTACCGCGGAACCGCTCGAGCGCGGCTTTGGCCTGACAATGGGCAACGCGCTGCGCCGTGTGCTGATGTCGTCGCTGCAGGGTGCGGCGATCACATCCGTTCAGATCGATAACGTGCTGCACGAGTTTTCATCGGTGGCCGGTGTGCGTGAAGACGTGACCGACATCATTCTGAATCTCAAAGGCGTGTCGATCCGCATGGAAGTCGAGGGACCCAAGCGTCTGTCGATCTCTGCCAAGGGGCCGGGCGTTGTGACCGCGGGTGACATTTCGGAATCCGCAGGAATCGAAGTGCTGAACCGCGATCACGTGGTCTGCCACCTTGACGATGGTGCCGATCTTTACATGGAACTGACCGTCAACCAGGGCAAAGGCTATGTTTCTGCAGAGAAAAATAAGCCTGAAGATGCGCCCATCGGTCTTATTCCGATCGATGCAATCTATTCGCCGGTCAAGAAGGTCAGCTATGACGTGCAGCCCACCCGTGAGGGCCAGGTGCTGGATTATGACAAGCTGACGATGAAGGTTGAAACCGACGGATCGCTTACACCTGATGATGCTGTGGCTTTTGCTGCGCGCATTCTGCAGGATCAGCTGGGCATCTTCGTGAACTTTGATGAGCCTGAATCTGCATCCCGCGCGGATGAGGACGATGGTCTGGAGTTCAACCCGCTGCTTCTCAAGAAAGTCGACGAGCTGGAGCTTTCCGTCCGTTCGGCCAACTGTCTGAAGAACGACAATATCGTTTATATCGGCGATCTCATTCAGAAGACCGAAGCAGAAATGCTGCGTACGCCGAACTTTGGCCGTAAGTCTCTGAACGAGATCAAGGAAGTGCTTTCGGGCATGGGTCTGCATCTTGGCATGGACGTTGAAGACTGGCCGCCGGACAACATCGAAGATCTGGCCAAGAAATTCGAAGACTCCTTCTGA
- a CDS encoding amino acid ABC transporter substrate-binding protein, whose protein sequence is MKKSVFLGALTVAGMAAGAAAAGTLDDVKARGTLNCGVTTGLVGFAAPDANGEWNGFDVAICRAVAAAVLGDPTAVEFVPTTGKTRFTALASGEIDMLARNTTWTFSRDVDLKFTFVGVNYYDGQGFLVPKALGVSSAKELDGATVCVQTGTTTELNLADYFRANNISYEPVPIETNAEGQQQYLAGACDVYTTDASGLAATRATFEAPGDHALLPEIISKEPLGPLVRHGDDEWGDVVRWTLNALITAEELGVTSANVSEMASGSGNPEVARLLGTEGTLGEMIGLDADWAMRAIATQGNFGEIFAKNIGEETPIGLARGLNAQWTNGGLIYSPPFR, encoded by the coding sequence ATGAAAAAATCTGTATTTCTCGGCGCACTCACGGTCGCCGGCATGGCGGCAGGTGCTGCTGCTGCAGGTACACTGGATGATGTAAAAGCACGCGGCACGCTGAACTGTGGTGTGACCACAGGTCTCGTCGGCTTTGCGGCCCCGGATGCAAACGGCGAATGGAACGGCTTTGACGTCGCCATCTGCCGCGCCGTTGCCGCAGCTGTGCTGGGTGATCCGACAGCGGTCGAATTCGTACCGACAACCGGCAAAACGCGTTTCACCGCGCTCGCGTCGGGTGAAATCGACATGCTGGCACGGAACACCACATGGACATTCAGCCGCGATGTGGACCTGAAGTTCACATTTGTTGGTGTGAACTACTATGACGGTCAGGGCTTCCTTGTTCCCAAAGCGCTTGGCGTATCTTCGGCGAAAGAGCTCGATGGTGCGACCGTCTGCGTTCAGACAGGAACCACAACAGAGCTGAACCTCGCGGACTATTTCCGCGCGAACAACATCAGCTATGAGCCGGTTCCGATCGAAACGAACGCCGAAGGCCAGCAGCAGTACCTTGCCGGTGCCTGTGACGTTTACACCACGGACGCTTCCGGTCTGGCCGCGACACGTGCGACATTCGAAGCACCCGGCGATCACGCGCTGCTGCCCGAGATCATCTCCAAAGAGCCGCTTGGCCCGCTTGTACGTCATGGCGACGACGAATGGGGTGACGTGGTCCGCTGGACCCTGAACGCACTGATCACAGCTGAAGAACTGGGTGTGACATCGGCAAACGTCAGCGAAATGGCCTCCGGTTCGGGTAACCCCGAAGTGGCGCGTCTGCTCGGTACCGAGGGTACTCTGGGTGAGATGATCGGCCTTGACGCAGACTGGGCAATGCGTGCGATCGCGACCCAGGGCAACTTCGGTGAGATCTTCGCTAAGAATATCGGTGAGGAAACACCCATCGGCCTTGCGCGCGGACTGAACGCACAGTGGACGAACGGTGGCCTGATCTACTCGCCTCCGTTCCGCTAA
- a CDS encoding HAD-IA family hydrolase: MAERTRLVIFDVDGTLVDSQGDILGAMSHSFMAQNLPVPARSDILGIVGLSLDVAMSRLVPEADAQGVAALVQGYKDAYIELRARTGAAQSSPLYPGAMEVLQELHSQPGLLLGLATGKSKRGLDKLVEAHDLERFFVTRQVADFHPSKPHPSMIYQAMGEAGTTPAETVMIGDTSFDMDMARAAGVGALGVSWGYHPVAHLQAAHRILDDFVSLPDALAGMWERAS; the protein is encoded by the coding sequence ATGGCCGAACGGACAAGGCTGGTGATCTTTGATGTGGACGGCACGCTGGTGGACAGCCAGGGCGATATCCTTGGTGCCATGAGCCATAGTTTTATGGCACAGAACCTGCCCGTGCCGGCGCGGAGCGACATTCTTGGCATCGTCGGTCTTTCGCTGGACGTCGCGATGAGCCGGCTTGTGCCGGAGGCGGATGCGCAGGGGGTGGCGGCACTCGTTCAGGGGTATAAAGACGCCTATATTGAATTGCGCGCGCGCACCGGTGCTGCGCAGTCGTCACCGCTTTATCCCGGCGCAATGGAGGTGCTGCAGGAATTGCATTCGCAGCCCGGGCTGCTGCTGGGCCTCGCGACGGGCAAGTCGAAACGCGGGCTGGACAAGCTCGTGGAGGCGCATGATCTGGAACGGTTTTTTGTGACGCGTCAGGTGGCAGATTTTCACCCGTCAAAGCCGCACCCGTCGATGATTTATCAGGCGATGGGGGAGGCGGGCACCACGCCGGCGGAGACGGTGATGATCGGAGATACCAGTTTTGATATGGATATGGCCCGGGCGGCCGGGGTCGGCGCGCTGGGTGTCAGCTGGGGATATCATCCGGTAGCGCATCTGCAGGCCGCGCACCGGATCCTTGATGATTTTGTATCCCTGCCGGATGCCCTTGCCGGGATGTGGGAGCGCGCGTCGTGA
- the crcB gene encoding fluoride efflux transporter CrcB, with the protein MMKTLIFVAAGGALGASLRWLWGVWVYRATGGATDFPVAIIGANIIGSFLMGTFVVLAAQRGLTHLSPFVMTGLLGGFTTFSAFSLETVTLIERGEVGQAGLYVMASVILSVAGLMAGLWVMRGILL; encoded by the coding sequence ATGATGAAAACACTGATCTTTGTTGCGGCCGGAGGTGCGCTGGGGGCCTCGCTGCGCTGGCTCTGGGGCGTCTGGGTGTACCGGGCGACGGGCGGTGCGACGGATTTCCCGGTGGCAATCATTGGCGCCAATATCATCGGGTCGTTTCTGATGGGGACCTTCGTTGTGCTGGCCGCACAGCGCGGGCTCACGCATCTCAGCCCCTTTGTCATGACCGGGCTGCTGGGTGGCTTCACGACCTTTTCGGCGTTTTCGCTGGAGACGGTGACGCTGATCGAACGCGGCGAAGTGGGGCAGGCGGGGCTTTATGTGATGGCTTCGGTCATTTTGTCGGTGGCCGGGCTGATGGCCGGACTCTGGGTGATGCGGGGGATTTTGCTGTGA
- a CDS encoding replication-associated recombination protein A — protein sequence MGDLFDTGSDTEVPAGYRPLADRLRPRTLAEVIGQRQVLGPEAPLTVMLASGALSSLVLWGPPGVGKTTIARLLAHETDLHFVQISAIFTGVPDLRKVFEAAKIRRQNGQGTLLFVDEIHRFNKAQQDGFLPHMEDGTILLVGATTENPSFELNAAVLSRAQVLVLERLGTEDLERLALRAEAELDRALPLDTDARTALLQMADGDGRALLNLIEQVAAWKTDATLDTAALTKRLMKRAAQYDKGGDSHYNLISALHKSVRGSDPDAALYWFARMLEGGEDPRYLARRITRMAVEDIGLADPQAQAVCLQSWQTYERLGSPEGELALAQAVAYLALAPKSNAAYVAYKGARRAAKETGSEPPPKHILNAPTAMMKDQGYGDGYAYDHDAEDGFSGQNYFPDGMDRPQLYQPVERGFERDLKKRLDYFTRLRDKRET from the coding sequence GTGGGTGATCTTTTTGATACCGGGTCAGACACCGAAGTGCCCGCCGGCTACCGCCCGCTGGCGGACCGGCTGCGACCGCGTACGCTCGCAGAGGTCATCGGCCAGCGCCAGGTTCTGGGGCCTGAGGCGCCGCTGACGGTGATGCTGGCGTCCGGGGCGCTGAGTTCGCTGGTCCTCTGGGGACCGCCCGGCGTGGGCAAAACCACCATCGCAAGGCTGCTGGCGCATGAGACCGATCTGCATTTCGTCCAGATCAGCGCGATTTTTACCGGAGTGCCCGATCTGCGCAAAGTCTTCGAAGCAGCAAAGATCCGGCGGCAGAACGGGCAGGGCACACTACTGTTCGTGGATGAGATTCACCGGTTCAACAAGGCCCAGCAGGACGGGTTTCTGCCGCATATGGAGGACGGTACGATCCTCCTCGTTGGGGCGACGACAGAAAACCCGTCGTTTGAGCTTAATGCAGCGGTTCTGAGCCGGGCGCAGGTACTGGTGCTGGAGCGGCTGGGCACAGAGGATCTGGAACGACTGGCCCTACGGGCGGAGGCGGAACTGGACCGGGCGCTGCCGCTTGATACAGATGCCCGGACGGCGCTGTTGCAGATGGCTGACGGGGACGGACGCGCGCTCCTGAACCTTATTGAACAGGTCGCGGCCTGGAAAACTGACGCCACACTCGATACCGCTGCGTTGACGAAACGGCTGATGAAGCGGGCCGCGCAGTACGACAAGGGCGGCGACAGTCACTATAACCTCATTTCTGCGCTGCATAAATCGGTGCGCGGGTCGGATCCGGATGCCGCTCTCTACTGGTTTGCGCGCATGCTCGAAGGGGGCGAGGATCCGCGCTATCTCGCGCGGCGCATCACCCGGATGGCGGTCGAGGATATCGGGCTGGCGGACCCGCAGGCCCAGGCCGTCTGTCTGCAAAGCTGGCAGACCTACGAGCGCCTCGGCAGTCCCGAAGGCGAACTGGCGCTGGCGCAGGCCGTGGCCTATCTGGCGCTGGCGCCGAAATCCAACGCAGCCTACGTCGCCTATAAAGGCGCGCGCAGGGCCGCGAAAGAGACCGGGTCCGAACCGCCACCGAAACACATCCTGAACGCCCCGACGGCAATGATGAAGGATCAGGGGTACGGCGACGGCTATGCTTATGACCACGACGCCGAAGACGGGTTTTCCGGACAGAACTATTTTCCGGACGGGATGGATCGTCCGCAGCTTTACCAGCCTGTGGAGCGCGGCTTTGAACGGGATCTGAAAAAGCGCCTCGATTACTTTACACGCCTGCGCGACAAGCGTGAAACTTGA
- the rplQ gene encoding 50S ribosomal protein L17, translating to MRHARGYRRLNRTHEHRKALWANMAGSLIEHEQIKTTLPKAKELRPIIEKMITLAKRGDLHARRQAASKLKQDQYVTKLFDVLGPRYKDRQGGYVRVLKAGFRYGDMAPMAIIEFVDRDRDAKGAADKARHEAEEVTADE from the coding sequence ATGCGTCACGCACGTGGATACCGCCGCCTGAACCGCACACATGAGCACCGCAAGGCGCTCTGGGCAAATATGGCAGGTTCGCTCATCGAACATGAGCAGATCAAGACAACTCTGCCCAAGGCAAAAGAACTGCGCCCGATCATCGAAAAGATGATCACGCTGGCGAAACGCGGCGATCTGCACGCGCGCCGTCAGGCCGCGTCAAAGCTGAAGCAGGACCAGTATGTCACCAAGCTTTTCGACGTACTCGGACCACGCTACAAAGACCGCCAGGGTGGTTATGTACGCGTTCTCAAAGCAGGTTTTCGCTATGGCGACATGGCGCCGATGGCGATCATCGAGTTTGTGGACCGGGACCGCGATGCCAAAGGCGCTGCTGACAAGGCGCGTCATGAAGCAGAAGAAGTAACTGCTGACGAATAA
- a CDS encoding trypsin-like peptidase domain-containing protein, translating to MRYLTALLIVILALPAGAQQVPHSAAQMQLSFVPLVKEAAPAVVNIYAKIVRPGRSSPFAGDPFFERFFRDSRRGQPQVQNSLGSGVILSADGIVVSNYHVVGEATDIRVVLADRREFSARVLLGDAESDLAILQIDEAMDLPFLPLRDAETVEVGELALAIGNPFGVGQTVSSGIVSGLARSGAATGSGRGYFIQTDAPINPGNSGGALVDTAGRLIGINTSILTRSGGSNGIGFAIPADLVAAFVRQAKAGRTEFERPWAGINGQAVDADIARALGFDRPGGIVVSGLHPASPFGDVDVAVGDVITAVNGQPVNTPSEMVYRMSVTGPGRAAQISRVRDGAEETVEVALVAAPEVPPREERRLNARELLEGMELSRVNPAVIAEFNLPLEADGVLVSDPGPLGRRVGLRRGDVIMAMGDVVVTRPGEVATLFSQRAGRYDLMVLRDGRRINVRFRT from the coding sequence ATGAGATATCTGACAGCTTTGTTGATTGTGATCCTCGCGCTGCCTGCGGGCGCGCAGCAGGTGCCGCATTCGGCCGCGCAGATGCAGCTGAGCTTTGTGCCGCTGGTTAAAGAGGCGGCACCTGCTGTTGTGAACATCTATGCAAAGATCGTGCGCCCGGGACGCAGCAGCCCCTTTGCCGGGGATCCATTCTTTGAGCGATTTTTCCGGGACAGCCGGCGTGGGCAGCCGCAGGTGCAGAACTCACTGGGCTCAGGCGTGATCCTTTCCGCCGACGGCATCGTGGTGTCGAATTACCATGTGGTTGGCGAAGCAACCGACATCCGTGTGGTGCTGGCAGACCGGCGGGAGTTCAGTGCCCGTGTGTTGCTGGGGGACGCCGAAAGTGACCTTGCTATCCTGCAGATTGATGAAGCGATGGATCTGCCGTTTCTGCCGCTGCGCGACGCTGAGACCGTTGAGGTCGGAGAGCTGGCTCTGGCGATCGGGAACCCTTTTGGCGTTGGCCAGACTGTCAGCAGCGGGATCGTATCCGGGCTTGCGCGCTCGGGGGCGGCAACCGGCAGTGGTCGGGGATATTTCATCCAGACCGATGCGCCGATTAATCCGGGAAATTCGGGCGGCGCGCTTGTCGATACGGCTGGGCGTCTGATTGGCATCAATACCTCCATTCTGACACGGTCGGGCGGCTCAAACGGGATCGGTTTTGCAATTCCGGCCGATCTCGTGGCCGCCTTCGTGCGCCAGGCAAAAGCCGGGCGGACAGAATTTGAACGCCCATGGGCGGGGATAAACGGGCAGGCTGTGGATGCTGATATCGCCCGTGCACTGGGCTTCGACCGGCCTGGCGGGATCGTCGTTTCGGGGCTGCACCCGGCGAGTCCCTTTGGTGATGTGGATGTGGCGGTCGGTGACGTGATCACGGCCGTAAACGGTCAGCCGGTGAATACACCCTCTGAGATGGTGTACAGGATGAGCGTGACCGGCCCGGGTCGGGCGGCGCAGATCAGCCGGGTGCGCGATGGCGCGGAGGAGACGGTAGAGGTGGCCCTTGTGGCAGCGCCGGAGGTGCCGCCGCGCGAAGAACGGCGTCTCAATGCGCGCGAGCTTCTGGAAGGAATGGAGCTGTCCCGAGTGAACCCGGCGGTGATTGCAGAATTTAACCTCCCGCTCGAGGCTGACGGCGTCCTTGTATCCGACCCCGGGCCGCTTGGCCGCCGGGTGGGCCTGCGCCGTGGCGATGTGATTATGGCGATGGGTGATGTCGTGGTCACGCGTCCGGGCGAGGTTGCAACGCTCTTTTCACAGCGCGCAGGACGCTATGATCTGATGGTCCTGCGGGACGGACGGCGCATCAACGTGCGGTTCAGGACCTGA
- a CDS encoding ATP12 family chaperone protein, producing MSEWKAKRFWTEVHVVPEDAGFGIRLDTRPVKTPAKRSLIAPTREFADAIAAEWDAQEEKIDPLKMPFTRTANAALDKVAVQHREVADMLAAYGDADLLCYRADRPDSLIARQSEQWDPLLDWAETALGARLRPRTGVMHIAQDPAALAALSVRVHALGNFELAAFHDLVSLSGSLILGFAAAEDVKPAPQIWDISRLDEIWQAEEWGRDDDAEAAAEVKKAAFLHAKRVFALSQ from the coding sequence GTGAGCGAATGGAAAGCGAAACGGTTCTGGACTGAGGTGCATGTGGTGCCCGAAGACGCAGGTTTTGGCATCCGTCTCGATACCCGGCCTGTGAAAACGCCTGCGAAACGGTCTCTTATTGCGCCCACAAGGGAATTTGCCGACGCCATCGCCGCAGAATGGGATGCGCAGGAAGAAAAAATCGACCCCCTGAAGATGCCCTTCACGCGAACGGCCAATGCAGCGCTTGACAAGGTGGCGGTGCAGCATCGGGAGGTCGCGGACATGCTCGCGGCTTACGGCGATGCCGATCTGCTGTGTTACCGTGCTGACCGGCCCGACAGTCTGATTGCGCGCCAGTCCGAACAATGGGATCCGTTGCTGGACTGGGCGGAGACAGCACTTGGCGCCCGTCTCAGGCCGCGTACCGGTGTCATGCACATCGCACAGGACCCGGCGGCCCTGGCCGCTTTGTCTGTGCGGGTTCACGCGCTCGGAAACTTCGAACTGGCAGCATTTCACGACCTTGTCAGCCTCTCAGGATCGCTGATTCTCGGGTTCGCGGCAGCAGAAGACGTGAAGCCCGCACCGCAGATATGGGACATCTCGCGTCTCGATGAAATCTGGCAGGCCGAAGAGTGGGGACGGGACGATGACGCCGAGGCAGCTGCCGAGGTGAAGAAAGCTGCATTTCTTCATGCGAAACGTGTGTTTGCACTGTCTCAGTGA